In the genome of Bradyrhizobium ottawaense, the window GATCATGCCGAAGAACACGGCGACGCCGACGGCCTGCCGCATCTCCGAGCCGGAGCCGCTCGATATCACCAATGGCAGCACGCCGAGGATGAAGGCGAAGGAGGTCATCAGGATCGGCCGCAGGCGCAAGCGGCAGGCGTCGATCACCGCCTCCAGCCGCGGCTTGCCCTCGTTCTCGATGTCGCGCGCGAACTCGACGATCAGGATCGCGTTCTTGGCCGCCAGCCCCACCAGCACGACGAAGCCGATCTGGGTGAGGATGTTGACGTCCTGGCCCATGATGCGCACGCCGATGGTGGCGGCGAGCAGGCACATCGGCACGATCAGGATCACCGCGAACGGCAAGGTCCAGCTGCCATATTGCGCAGCGAGCACGAGGTAGACGAACAGCACGCAGATCGGGAACACGTAGAGGCCGGCATTGCCGCCGGTGATCTGCTGGTAGGACAGATCGGTCCATTCGAAGGTGAAGCCGCTCGGCAAGGTGTCGTCCGCCAGCTTCTTGATGGTGTTGAGCGCGGTGGTCGAGCTGGTGCCCGGCGCCGGCTCGCCCTGGAGCTCGGACGCGGCATAGAGATTGTAGCGCGCGACGCGGTCGGGACCCGAGACATCCCTGAACTCGACCACGCTGCCGAGCATCACCATGTCGCCGGAGGCGTTGCGTGTGCGCAGGCGTGCGAGGTCGCTGGGCTCTTTCCGGAACGGGAAGTCGGCCTGCGCGGTGACGTGATAGGTGCGGCCGAACAGGTTGAAGTCGTTGACATAGGTCGATCCGAAATAGCTCTGGATCGTGTCGTTGATATTGGAGATGGGAACGCCGAGCTTCTGCGCCTTGGTGCGGTCGATGTCGACGAAGAGCTGCGGCGTGTTGGCCGAGAACGGCGAGAACACCGTGGGGCCGAGCAGCGAGGGCGATTTGCGCGCCGCGGCGACAAGCTCGTCGGTGGCCGCAGCGAGCAACTCAGGCCCGCGGCCCTGACGGTCCTGGATGCGGATGGTGAAGCCGCCGCCGGTGCCGATGCCAGGCACGGCCGGCGGCGGGATCACGATGATGAAGGCGCCCTGGATCGCGGACAGGCGCTTGCGCAGCTCGACCGTGATGGCGTTGGCCGTCAATCCTTTCTTGATCCGCGCCTCTGGTTCGTCGAACACCGGGAACAGCGCGGCGGCATTGCCCGCCTGTGTGCGGGTGGCACCGGAGAAGCCGGCAAAGGCGGCGACACGAACGATGCCCGGCGTGTCCAGCGAGATCCGCTCGATCTCGCGCACGACCTCGGTGGTGCGCGCCAGCGAAGCCGCGCCCGGCAATTGCACGGATACGATGACGTAGCCGCGGTCCTGCGCCGGGATGAAGCCTTGCGGCGTGGTCGCGATCAACCAGCCGGCGCTTCCGATCAGCACGACATAGATCAGGATCATCACCACCGAGTGCCGGATCACGAAATTGGCGAGGCCGGCATAGCCGTGCGCCAGACGGTCGAACACGCGATTGAATACGCCGGTGAAGGCATTCCAGCCGCGCGCGATGACATTCCAGCTTGCCGGCGGCTGCTTCTCCTCGTGCGGCACCAGGATCTGCGAGGCCAGCGCCGGCGACAGCGTCAGCGAGCAGAAGCAGGAGATCGCGGTCGCAACCGCAATGGTGACGGCGAATTGCTGGAAGAACTGCCCGGAAATACCGCCCAGAAAGGCGGTCGGCACGAACACCGCGCAGAGCACCAGCGCGATCGAGACCAGCGCGCCGCCGACCTCCTCCATCGTCTTGAGCGCGGCATCGCGCCGGCTCATGCCATGCTCGAGATGCCGCTCGACGTTCTCGACCACCACGATAGCATCATCGACCACGATGCCGACCGCGAGGACGAGGCCGAACAGTGTGAGGTTGTTGATCGAGAAGCCCAGCGCCGCCATCACCGCGAAGGTACCGACCAGCGACACCGGGATCGCGATGATCGGAATGATCGCGGGACGCCAGCCCTGCAGGAACACCAGCACGACGATGACGACGAGCAGCATGGCCTCATAGATGGTCTTGATCAGCTCGTGGACGGACTGAGCGATGAATTCGGTCGGGTTGTAGCCGATATTGTAGTCGAGGCCTTTCGGGAAGCTCTCCTTCAGCCTCGTCATGGTGTCGGTAATGTTCTTCGCGGTAGCGAGAGCGTTCGATCCCGGCCGCTGCGTCACCAGCATGGCGACCGCGGATTTGCGCAGCAGGAAGCTGTTGGTGCTGTAGGCGAGCGCCCCGAGCTCGATGCGGGCGACGTCACGCAGCCGCACCACGCGGCCGTCCGAGCCGGCCTTGATCAGGATGTCCTCGAACTGCTTCTGGTCCTTCAGGCGGCCCGTGAAGGTGAGGTTCGGCTGGAAGGCGCGGTCGGCGATCGGCGGCTCGGCGATCTGGCCGCCGGCGATCTGCACGTTCTGCGCGCGGATCGCGGCCAGCACCTCCGCCGAGGTCAGGCCGAGATTGGCAATCCGGTCAGGATCGAGCCACAGCCGCATCGAATAGTCGCGGGCACCGAATATCTGGATGTCGCCAACGCCGTCGAGACGCAGCAGCTGGTCGCGGACCTGGAGCAGCGCGTAATTGGAGATGTAGAGCTGGTCGAAGGTGTCGTCGGGCGACAGCATGAACACGACCATCAGGATATCGGGCGAGTTCTTGCGCGTGGTGACGCCGTTGCGCTGGACCTCCTCGGGCAGTCGCGGCTGCGCGATCGCGACGCGGTTCTGCACCAGCACCTGGGCCTTGTCGAGATCGGTGCCGAGCTTGAAGGTGACGGTGATGGTGAGCTGGCCGTTCGAGGTTGCCTGGCTGTAGAGATACAGCATGTCCTCGACGCCGTTGATCTCCTGCTCGATGGGAGCCGCGACCGTGTCGGACACGGTCTGCGCGGAGGCACCGGGATATTGCGTGGTGACGACGACGGTCGGCGGCACCACTTGCGGATATTCGGACACCGGCAGCGTGGTGTAGGCGAGCGCACCGACGATCAGGAGCACGATCGACAGCACCATCGCCAGGATGGGCTGGTTGATGGAGAGACGACCGAGATTCATGACTTGCCACCGGCCGGGGCTTGCGCGGTCTGCGGGGCAACCTTGGCACCGACACGGGCACGCTGGATGCCGTTGACGATGACGCGATCCTCGGCCTTCAATCCTTCGCGGATCACGCGCAGGCCGTCGTCCAGCGGTCCGAGCACCACGGGACGCGCCTCGACGGTGTCGTCGGGCTTCACCACGAACACGATCTTGCGGGACTGGTCGGTCGCAACAGCGACGTCCGGAATCAGCAGGGCCTCATAGGGCGCGCTGCCGATCAGCCGGACGCGACCGAATTGGCCGGGCAGGATCGACAGATCGGTATTCTTGACCACGGCGCGGCTGCGTAGCGTGCCGGTCGAAACGTCGAGCCGGTTATCGAGGAAGTTGATGGTGCCTTCATGGGACGGCTTGGTTTCGCCGGCGAGCGTCACCTGCACCGGATTGGCCGTGTCGCGCGAGCTCGGACGCCGCCCTTCGAACCACAGCTTGCTGTATTTGATGAAGGTCGCCTCATCCATGTCGAAATAGACGTAGATCGGGTCGAGCGTGACGATGGAGGTCAGGAGGGTCGAAGAGCCATTGTCGCTGCCCTGCACGAGATTGCCGGGGCTGACGAGATGGCGGCTGACGCGGCCGGTCAACGGTGCCGTCACATGCGTGAATTCGATGTTCAGTCTGGCCGCTTTGAGCGCGCCTTCAGCCTGCACCTCCGCGGCATGCGCAGCTTGCAGGGCCTGACGGCGCTGATCGACGACCTGCTCGGAGACCGCGCTGGTCTGCACCAGGCTGAGGCCGCGGTCGAGTTCGCGCTTGGCAAGTTCCACCTTGGCCCGTGCATCCGACAGCTGCCCTTCCGCCTGCGTGGCCACCGCCTCGAACGGACGCGGGTCGATCACGTAAAGCAGATCGCCCTGATGCACGATGGCGCCGTCCTGGAATTCGACCGAGTTGACGAAGCCGCCGACGCGCGGGCGCACCTGCACC includes:
- a CDS encoding efflux RND transporter permease subunit, giving the protein MNLGRLSINQPILAMVLSIVLLIVGALAYTTLPVSEYPQVVPPTVVVTTQYPGASAQTVSDTVAAPIEQEINGVEDMLYLYSQATSNGQLTITVTFKLGTDLDKAQVLVQNRVAIAQPRLPEEVQRNGVTTRKNSPDILMVVFMLSPDDTFDQLYISNYALLQVRDQLLRLDGVGDIQIFGARDYSMRLWLDPDRIANLGLTSAEVLAAIRAQNVQIAGGQIAEPPIADRAFQPNLTFTGRLKDQKQFEDILIKAGSDGRVVRLRDVARIELGALAYSTNSFLLRKSAVAMLVTQRPGSNALATAKNITDTMTRLKESFPKGLDYNIGYNPTEFIAQSVHELIKTIYEAMLLVVIVVLVFLQGWRPAIIPIIAIPVSLVGTFAVMAALGFSINNLTLFGLVLAVGIVVDDAIVVVENVERHLEHGMSRRDAALKTMEEVGGALVSIALVLCAVFVPTAFLGGISGQFFQQFAVTIAVATAISCFCSLTLSPALASQILVPHEEKQPPASWNVIARGWNAFTGVFNRVFDRLAHGYAGLANFVIRHSVVMILIYVVLIGSAGWLIATTPQGFIPAQDRGYVIVSVQLPGAASLARTTEVVREIERISLDTPGIVRVAAFAGFSGATRTQAGNAAALFPVFDEPEARIKKGLTANAITVELRKRLSAIQGAFIIVIPPPAVPGIGTGGGFTIRIQDRQGRGPELLAAATDELVAAARKSPSLLGPTVFSPFSANTPQLFVDIDRTKAQKLGVPISNINDTIQSYFGSTYVNDFNLFGRTYHVTAQADFPFRKEPSDLARLRTRNASGDMVMLGSVVEFRDVSGPDRVARYNLYAASELQGEPAPGTSSTTALNTIKKLADDTLPSGFTFEWTDLSYQQITGGNAGLYVFPICVLFVYLVLAAQYGSWTLPFAVILIVPMCLLAATIGVRIMGQDVNILTQIGFVVLVGLAAKNAILIVEFARDIENEGKPRLEAVIDACRLRLRPILMTSFAFILGVLPLVISSGSGSEMRQAVGVAVFFGMIGVTLFGLLFTPIFYVVVRNLAEGRNEGKKPEVVAS
- a CDS encoding efflux RND transporter periplasmic adaptor subunit — translated: MAGPDGSERLVKKHEFVQPRHYALAGLLVASFALTGCGQPTSQASAPPPAPVTVAQPVKRTVTDWDEFTGRFEAVEEVQVRPRVGGFVNSVEFQDGAIVHQGDLLYVIDPRPFEAVATQAEGQLSDARAKVELAKRELDRGLSLVQTSAVSEQVVDQRRQALQAAHAAEVQAEGALKAARLNIEFTHVTAPLTGRVSRHLVSPGNLVQGSDNGSSTLLTSIVTLDPIYVYFDMDEATFIKYSKLWFEGRRPSSRDTANPVQVTLAGETKPSHEGTINFLDNRLDVSTGTLRSRAVVKNTDLSILPGQFGRVRLIGSAPYEALLIPDVAVATDQSRKIVFVVKPDDTVEARPVVLGPLDDGLRVIREGLKAEDRVIVNGIQRARVGAKVAPQTAQAPAGGKS